One Cucumis melo cultivar AY chromosome 8, USDA_Cmelo_AY_1.0, whole genome shotgun sequence genomic window, CCTCGCTCCTCTACTCTCTCGGGTAATTGGAATGCTACAACTTAAACTAGTAGGCCAAACTAAGTCGAGGCTCGGGCATAAAAATTATTAACTCATCACTCGAGACTAAATTCTAGTTCATGGGATTTACTCCAGTTGAAACTATTTCACCCGAACCCATTGCCATAATGTAATACTGTTTGAGAAATAGATTAGCCACTGAGTTTATAAAGCACCAAATCCATAGCTCGGAAAGTAGAGATTTATGTAGTGTTATTAATCCACAAATTTGTAGTCACAAGATATGAAAACACTCTTAAACACAGAATCCGTATGGTCTGTGAAACATATATTCATTAAACTTAGTAAATTATGCAAACTAAACAAACCTGGACCTTAAAGATAGGGATAGCTATAGAATTCATAACACAAGGACAATATTTAAATACatggattttttttaacaacgatagaaaaacaaactatttaaaaatcGCACTATAATTGATTTTGGAAGGAAGGGAAAATATTTTCTACGTTTTGCAACTTTTAAGAAGAGGCGAAATGGGAATTGAGCTGGGAAATACAaagatttattataataatGAACGAAAGAAGAAAGTGTAACATTGGATTCCTTGAATTCGGACGCACCCAATCACAAAATTAGTAGAAAAGACATTcgtaaattattaaataaataaaaaaaataaaaatattccACATCACATGTGAGTGAGGTACACCCATTTTTGAGTTTTATGATAGTGACATAACATAACAAAACTCTCActttcaattattatttattaagcCATTAGTAGTGTAATTATTCGAAACCCTAAAACTTTGCCTACtttaaataactaaaattaaattcatGATTAAACAATCCCAACTTTGTGGAccacaaataaaaataattgaatttctAATGCAACACCCATTTGATGGCAGAAGGAAATGGAGGTCCTTCCGGAAATTTCCCTGCCGACACGGCCACCTCAATCTAATGTACAATAATGAAATATTGGGAAACAAAAGCACGGGCCATAAattgtgtttttattttgtgatgtaaaaatgtaataatataagcacaaaagaaaagaaaaagtgtaaataaaataattacaatcagtggctaacaaaattaaaaagaaaaaaaacccaatCCCCCCTCCCTCTTgttctaataaaataaaatatatatagtatatagACGGAGTGAGTTTTCTAAcaaggaagagaaagaagagaaaagcaGAATTTAGGAGAATGAATATGTGGTTGTGGTTTTTTATTATTGGCGCGTGGACTGTAACCTTGTACCGATCATTTTGAGCTCGAACCTCTTGACGGCAGGAGCGACGAGACGCATAGTGGTGTCCAAGAGAAATGGGGTATCTTCGGCAGTGAACTGAGTTAGATTGGAAAGAGTGCGACAGGGCTCCCTTCGCTGGGCAATGGTGCCGTGGTAGTGGAAGTATTTGATGATGCCCTCCGTTTTGTGTGTGGTCTTCCCATCTACATTCTCCGACATGTGCACCCCCGTCGCATACACCCTCCGCGGCTGCACCGCGTACTTCCGATCTCTCCTTATTCCCCTCTTCACATCCTTGTACACCAACTTCTCAAAGCCCCACTTCCTGCAACCCAAACCCAACACTAATATTCATTATTCCATCTCTAATCTCCTATACATATCCCAACTTAATTCTATCAAATCAAAATCATCCAATTCAATTCAAATACCTGTATGTTCTCCCCGCATCTTCAGTCAGACATGTCTTGCTGTTCATCGGCATCTGTTCAATCGTAAACTGTGAATACTCCGAAAGCGAATCCAGTACCGATTTTATGGTGCTCTTCGGCGGCACGTAGATGAACTCGTCAATGTCGAAAAAGAACATCCACTTAGCCATAAACTTGTAGCGATGCAAACAGTCGTTCACCACCATGAATTGATTGTGATAGTATCCATCGAACCTCTCCTCCTCCCTGATGTCCTGCAATGTCACATAACCCAACTCCATCCATGGCTTCAAAACTTGGAGCACCTCCTCGTGAACCCCACCCGCATCGTGTATTACGAAATGAGATCTCACCCCGAACAGCCTTATATGGTACGCCAGCCACTCTCTCACCCTCTGGGGGCTCAAGTTCCCGTACAGAGACGACCCACAGTACAGATAATCGTATTTGGGCCTGGATGTGAAAAGGGAAGCGTTCATTCCTCCGGGACTTTCTGTTAGCACCTCAATGGTGTCGGTGAGGTTGAAGTTGCGGTCGCCGCCACCGGAAGTGGATGCATAAAGGAGCAATTTTCCACCCTGGTTGTCGGCATTCACAGGGTGAGAGAAAGTGCAATTGACGACGACGACGGTGTAAACACGGCCATAGCCCCAATCGGGAAGGATCTTGAAGGCGGAGGCGTTAATGGGGTTGGAGGGCTGGAGGCGAGGAATCCACTGGCATTGGTAGGTGGGATGTCCAAAGACGTGAAGAGGCTTGGAGGCTAAACCGACAATGGCAAAGTTTTGGAGGCCGCCTCTGTAAGCACCCATGGTGATGAAGTTGTAAGCGGCGGCACCGTAAGGGTGAAAAGAGCGCCTGAGAACGCCATTGGGAAGAAGCTGATCTTTGGGGAGGTAGGGGGAGGGGGAAGGAGTGGGTGTGGGTGTGGAAGAATGGAGTGCTGCTGAGAGAGCAGAAGAAGGTGAATCTTGAGTGGCGGAGCAGGAACGGAGATCGGAGATGGAGAGGGTGAAACGAGAAGGAAGGAACTGGAGGAGAGTAGCGAGGGCACAGAGGAGGAGGAGAGCGGAAAGGAAGAGCTTGAGCTCTGCAGCATAGTTAAAAATAACTCCCACATACATCCTCCTTTCTCGGTCTTTGGCCATGATTTCTGATCTGATGGAAGGGAAGGGAATCCAGTGGAGGGTTTGGGTTTGGGGAAGCAAAGAAGGAAGGAGGAGATGGGGGAGAGACTATACTAGACTGGGGGAGGCTTTAGATGCCATATTATTGAATATGATGTGATCTGTAAAAGGAAagcagagagagagaggggggggggggggggtttggTTGAGCCGTTAGCTTGGGttttattattgatattaattaaatgttggccttttgttttttgttttgtggTTTTGGAAGGGGGAGGGAGACAACAGAAACCCTTCCGTCTCTTTCCCTGACGCCGCTTAGAGTGTTAGAAAGAAAGAGAATGTTGAAAaagtaaaaaggaaaaaataaaaaataaaatggacTTGGAATTGTTGTGTTGTTGGAAAAAGGCAAAGGTAAAAGGCAAAAGCCATAATGGCAAAGGGCTGTAAAATGGAATTTAg contains:
- the LOC103484233 gene encoding galactan beta-1,4-galactosyltransferase GALS3-like, which translates into the protein MAKDRERRMYVGVIFNYAAELKLFLSALLLLCALATLLQFLPSRFTLSISDLRSCSATQDSPSSALSAALHSSTPTPTPSPSPYLPKDQLLPNGVLRRSFHPYGAAAYNFITMGAYRGGLQNFAIVGLASKPLHVFGHPTYQCQWIPRLQPSNPINASAFKILPDWGYGRVYTVVVVNCTFSHPVNADNQGGKLLLYASTSGGGDRNFNLTDTIEVLTESPGGMNASLFTSRPKYDYLYCGSSLYGNLSPQRVREWLAYHIRLFGVRSHFVIHDAGGVHEEVLQVLKPWMELGYVTLQDIREEERFDGYYHNQFMVVNDCLHRYKFMAKWMFFFDIDEFIYVPPKSTIKSVLDSLSEYSQFTIEQMPMNSKTCLTEDAGRTYRKWGFEKLVYKDVKRGIRRDRKYAVQPRRVYATGVHMSENVDGKTTHKTEGIIKYFHYHGTIAQRREPCRTLSNLTQFTAEDTPFLLDTTMRLVAPAVKRFELKMIGTRLQSTRQ